The segment GGAccgggggggggtcggggggggtcgggggggtcACCCCGGCAtcgcatggggggggggggcaccccctgCATTACATATGGGGGCGGGATCGggccctgctgcccctctccGGTCTGGGGGGGCCCCTCCGCTTTCAGGGTCTGACTCTGCAGcttgcttccccccccccgtGACCGCCCTGTGACCCCCCCAGATCCGGGCTGATCCTGCAGGGCCCCCCCAAACTCCCCCCTCCCTTAACCCCCCCATTCCCCTTTCCTGCCACCCCCATTTACACCCTCTGCCCTTGCAGGGCCCCCCAAAGTCCCCCCCCTCCGAccccccctcctgccacccccattTATGGGGCCTGACCCCGCAGAGCCCCCCCAAACTCCCCCCACATACCCCCCCCCCTCCTGTCACCCCCATTTACAGGGTCCGGCCCTGCAGAATCCcccaaactccccccccccccccctcaacttACACCctcttccctgcagccccccccaaaGTCCCCCCCTCCAAccccccctcctgccacccccattTACAGGGTCTGACaccacagacccccccccccaacccccccaactCACACCCTCTGCTCCTACAGGCCCCCCCAGAGTCcccccccctcctgccacccccattTATGGGGTCtgaccccacagacccccccaaactccccccCCCTTCAATCCCCCCAACTCACACCCTCTGCTCCTACAGGCCCCCCAAAACTCCCCCTCCTTGCCACCCCCATTTACAGGGTCtgaccccacagaccccccccaaactccccccCCTCCTTCCACCCCCATTTATGGGGTCtgaccccacagacccccccaaactccccccCTCCAACCCCCCCAACTCACATCCTCTGCTCCTACAGGCCCCCCCCAAAGTCcccccccctcctgccacccccattTACAGGGTCTGACCCCCCCATACACCCCCCCCCTACTTCCATCTCCCCCCgaaccccccccaacccccccctctctctctctctctctcccttgcaGCCCCCCCTCTCCAGATGCGGGGTCCCCTCCTGGTGGCCACCTCCCGGGGGCTCCGAGCCATGGGTGCCGAGGGCCCGTTGGCTCGTACCATCCGTGCCAAGCTGGCCGCGGCCCTGCAGCCCACCCACCTGCAGCTGCTGGACGACACCCCCCGCCACGGTGGCCCCCCCGGAGCCGAGAGCCATTTCGCGGTGGTGGTGGTCAGCGGGCGCTTCGCGGGGCTCCCCCCCCTGCAGCGGCATCGCCTGGTCCACG is part of the Strix aluco isolate bStrAlu1 chromosome 30, bStrAlu1.hap1, whole genome shotgun sequence genome and harbors:
- the BOLA1 gene encoding bolA-like protein 1 gives rise to the protein MRGPLLVATSRGLRAMGAEGPLARTIRAKLAAALQPTHLQLLDDTPRHGGPPGAESHFAVVVVSGRFAGLPPLQRHRLVHAALRAELAGPLHALAIVAKTPQQWESDPHVPPRPPCLGGSKHERHGDAAGGEQ